A window of Paenibacillus sp. 19GGS1-52 contains these coding sequences:
- a CDS encoding stage V sporulation protein D — protein sequence MKVSKVVTRRRMLWTLLGLAVLFGSLVVRLAYVQLSQGQELSAKAEELWRRNIPFTAKRGEILDRTGIALAYNVSSPTIYAVPVQVKDKQKTAQLLAPLLGMTEEKLITLLSKRESSVKLQPGGRKITMELAASVRDLQLPGIVVAEDNKRYYPFGDLAAHILGFTGIDNQGITGVENIYDKLLQGIGGNISYLSDAGGRIMPGSAEKYSAPQDGLSLELTIDKQIQSIMERELDQAMVKYQAQGSWAIAMNPKNGEILAMASRPGYEPGQYKEYDATTYNRNLPIWMTYEPGSTFKIITLAAALQEGKVDLQNDHFFDPGYIEVGGAKLRCWKSGGHGSQTFLQVVENSCNPGFVALGQRLGKDSLFKYIRNFGFGTKTGIDLNGESNGILFKPAQVGPVELATTAFGQGVSVTPIQQIAAVSAAINGGKLYKPHVAKAWINPETGETVSEVQPELVREVISEETSKKVRAALESVVAKGTGRPAFIDGYRVGGKTGTAQKVINGRYSPTEHIVSFVGFAPADDPQIIVYTAVDNPKGIQFGGVVAAPIVQNILEDSLHVLKVPERSDQLPKTYKYGETPIVTVPDLTGATVQDIYEDMNMNFNLARSGSGTTVINQAPKAGARVEQGSTIRIYMGATSE from the coding sequence ATGAAGGTTTCGAAGGTTGTAACACGGCGGAGAATGCTGTGGACACTGCTGGGACTAGCAGTGTTGTTCGGATCGCTGGTCGTGCGCCTTGCTTATGTTCAGTTATCGCAAGGGCAGGAATTAAGCGCTAAGGCAGAGGAGTTGTGGCGGCGGAATATTCCCTTTACCGCCAAGCGCGGTGAAATATTGGATCGGACAGGAATTGCACTGGCCTACAATGTCAGCTCACCAACGATTTATGCAGTTCCCGTGCAGGTGAAGGATAAGCAAAAAACAGCACAGTTATTGGCTCCGCTGCTCGGTATGACTGAGGAGAAGCTGATAACACTGCTGTCCAAAAGGGAGTCATCGGTTAAGCTACAGCCCGGCGGCCGCAAAATTACGATGGAGCTTGCTGCGAGCGTCCGTGATTTGCAGCTGCCGGGCATCGTTGTGGCTGAGGATAACAAACGGTATTATCCTTTCGGAGATCTTGCCGCACATATCTTAGGCTTTACAGGTATCGATAATCAAGGGATTACGGGTGTCGAGAATATCTATGACAAGCTGCTGCAAGGGATAGGCGGGAATATTTCCTACTTATCTGATGCGGGCGGCAGAATTATGCCTGGGTCCGCTGAGAAATATTCTGCACCACAGGATGGTTTGAGTCTGGAATTGACGATTGATAAGCAGATTCAATCGATTATGGAACGTGAGCTGGATCAGGCTATGGTAAAATATCAAGCTCAAGGCAGCTGGGCAATAGCCATGAATCCAAAAAATGGCGAGATCCTGGCCATGGCCAGCCGACCAGGGTATGAACCAGGTCAATATAAGGAATATGATGCTACTACGTATAACCGCAATTTGCCGATCTGGATGACTTATGAACCAGGTTCTACCTTCAAAATCATCACCCTGGCTGCTGCGCTGCAGGAGGGCAAAGTGGATTTACAGAACGATCATTTTTTTGATCCTGGTTATATAGAGGTTGGTGGGGCGAAGCTGCGTTGCTGGAAAAGTGGCGGCCATGGCAGCCAAACCTTTCTACAGGTGGTTGAGAATTCCTGCAACCCCGGTTTTGTAGCTTTAGGCCAGCGTTTAGGTAAAGATTCACTGTTCAAATATATTCGTAATTTCGGCTTCGGGACCAAGACTGGCATTGATCTGAACGGTGAATCGAACGGTATTCTGTTTAAACCAGCCCAAGTGGGTCCAGTCGAATTGGCGACCACAGCATTTGGCCAAGGCGTCTCGGTTACGCCGATTCAGCAGATTGCAGCGGTGTCTGCTGCTATAAATGGCGGCAAGCTTTACAAGCCTCATGTAGCGAAGGCATGGATTAATCCCGAGACTGGTGAGACGGTATCGGAGGTGCAGCCCGAGCTTGTCCGTGAGGTGATTTCGGAGGAAACTTCCAAGAAGGTGCGTGCAGCACTTGAGAGCGTAGTTGCCAAAGGCACAGGCCGGCCAGCTTTTATCGATGGCTATCGTGTGGGTGGCAAGACAGGTACTGCACAGAAAGTAATTAATGGTCGGTATTCTCCAACGGAGCATATTGTTTCCTTTGTAGGCTTCGCACCTGCAGATGATCCACAGATTATTGTGTATACGGCAGTAGATAACCCGAAAGGCATTCAGTTTGGGGGTGTAGTAGCTGCTCCAATCGTGCAGAACATTCTGGAGGACTCCTTGCATGTCTTGAAGGTGCCTGAGCGCAGCGATCAACTCCCCAAAACGTACAAGTACGGCGAAACTCCAATTGTCACTGTTCCGGATCTTACCGGAGCTACAGTACAGGATATTTATGAGGATATGAACATGAATTTTAACCTCGCCCGCTCAGGCTCGGGGACAACTGTCATCAATCAGGCACCAAAAGCAGGGGCTAGAGTGGAACAAGGTTCAACAATCAGGATTTATATGGGAGCAACGAGCGAATAA
- a CDS encoding UDP-N-acetylmuramoyl-L-alanyl-D-glutamate--2,6-diaminopimelate ligase — MKVNELSACLAATQLYGDGDVEITDLQADSRRVKPGDLFICLPGHTVDGHQYVTQAAASGAVAIVCERKLETALPQIVVDDSRFAMSVMSNAFFGSPSSKMRMIGVTGTNGKTTTTYLIEQIMQDQKVKTGLIGTIEMRYDGQNYPTSGTTPESLELQRSLHDMATKGVQCCVMEVSSHAIQQGRVKGTDFRTAIFTNLSQDHLDYHHTMEEYRAVKGLFFSQLGNVISPWKEERKYAVLNADDEASAYYATQTAAEVITYGIDSDANVRASQISITAKGTFFHVHTFKGEADISLRMVGKFNVYNALAAITAALLEDVPLTDIKTSLESVAGVSGRVESVDAGQEFAVIVDYAHTPDGLENVLRTVCEFAVGRVLTVFGCGGDRDRTKRPLMGKIAAKYSSLIFVTSDNPRTEDPLLILRDIEAGLEEDGVSHDQYELIADRREAIRKAIEMASPGDVVLIAGKGHETYQLIGGVVHDFDDRVVAKEVIRGRSY, encoded by the coding sequence ATGAAAGTTAACGAATTGTCTGCTTGTCTTGCAGCTACGCAGCTGTACGGAGATGGAGATGTAGAGATTACTGATCTTCAGGCGGATTCCCGCCGAGTAAAACCGGGCGATCTATTTATCTGTTTGCCAGGCCACACCGTAGACGGACACCAGTATGTAACACAGGCTGCCGCTAGCGGAGCTGTAGCAATTGTATGTGAGCGTAAGCTCGAGACCGCTTTGCCGCAGATAGTGGTGGATGACAGCCGGTTTGCCATGTCCGTCATGTCAAATGCCTTTTTTGGATCACCAAGCAGCAAGATGAGAATGATCGGGGTTACGGGTACGAACGGGAAAACAACAACAACTTATTTGATAGAACAGATTATGCAGGACCAGAAGGTAAAGACAGGGTTGATCGGCACCATTGAGATGCGCTATGACGGGCAGAACTATCCTACATCCGGTACAACACCGGAATCACTAGAGCTGCAGCGCTCACTCCATGATATGGCTACGAAAGGTGTACAGTGCTGTGTGATGGAGGTTTCCTCGCACGCCATTCAACAAGGACGGGTGAAAGGCACAGATTTCCGCACGGCAATATTTACGAATCTATCCCAGGATCATTTGGATTATCATCATACAATGGAGGAGTATCGTGCCGTTAAAGGGCTGTTCTTCTCTCAGCTGGGCAATGTGATCTCTCCTTGGAAAGAAGAACGCAAGTATGCAGTACTTAATGCGGATGATGAGGCCAGTGCCTATTATGCGACCCAGACGGCGGCTGAAGTCATTACATACGGTATTGATAGTGATGCAAATGTACGGGCTTCGCAAATATCGATTACGGCAAAAGGAACATTCTTCCATGTTCATACGTTTAAAGGAGAAGCGGACATTTCATTGCGTATGGTTGGGAAGTTCAACGTTTATAACGCGCTGGCTGCAATCACCGCTGCTTTATTGGAGGATGTGCCGCTCACCGATATCAAGACCAGTCTGGAGTCTGTTGCCGGTGTATCTGGACGGGTAGAGTCAGTGGATGCCGGTCAGGAATTTGCAGTCATTGTAGACTACGCCCATACGCCGGACGGATTGGAGAACGTGCTGAGAACGGTTTGCGAGTTTGCAGTCGGCAGAGTGCTTACCGTATTTGGCTGCGGTGGAGACCGTGACCGTACAAAACGGCCATTGATGGGTAAAATTGCCGCAAAGTACAGTAGTTTGATATTTGTAACCTCCGACAATCCCCGCACTGAAGATCCGCTGCTCATTTTGCGGGATATCGAAGCGGGACTAGAAGAAGATGGCGTATCCCACGATCAGTATGAGTTGATTGCTGACCGGCGGGAAGCGATCAGGAAAGCTATTGAAATGGCAAGCCCCGGCGATGTAGTATTGATTGCGGGGAAGGGTCATGAGACCTATCAACTGATTGGCGGAGTGGTTCATGATTTCGATGACCGCGTCGTCGCTAAAGAAGTTATAAGGGGCCGAAGCTATTGA
- the murF gene encoding UDP-N-acetylmuramoyl-tripeptide--D-alanyl-D-alanine ligase: MTRTLGNIAAMCGGELFASEAGAVDTKIVGVVTDSRKITPACLFVPLAGDNFDGHHYSAAALAAGAASTLWQRNKGPAPEGSVIVVEDTLIALQKLSAAYLNEIAPHVVAITGSNGKTTTKDIVTALLQGQYKVHKTQGNFNNHIGLPLTILAMAEDTEIVVLEMGMSSRGEIALLASLAAPDVAVITNVGESHLLQLGSREEIARAKLEIAEGLKPGGLLIYNGDEPLLAEIMLEPSFHAPAGIQTFRFGLNADNDDYPTGMMSHSGGMTFTSHLHEEHAFTLPLPGRHNVINGLAALAVARQFGVAEESIEVGLSTLKLTGMRIEVMQTASGLTLLNDAYNASPTSMKAAIDVLQSMKCSGSKIAVLGDMLELGPEEVQFHQGIGHYLDPSEIDLVFTYGALASNIAASAEQRFGKERVFAFTDKAALTTLLLNKCKSKDIVLFKASRGMKLEEVLNNLNNHYHHQT; this comes from the coding sequence ATTACAAGAACACTGGGAAATATCGCTGCCATGTGCGGAGGCGAACTTTTTGCTTCCGAAGCCGGAGCTGTAGATACAAAAATTGTGGGAGTCGTAACCGACTCTCGTAAAATTACGCCTGCCTGTTTGTTTGTTCCGCTAGCCGGGGACAATTTTGACGGCCATCATTACAGTGCTGCAGCTCTAGCTGCAGGAGCTGCTAGTACATTGTGGCAGCGGAATAAGGGCCCCGCACCAGAGGGCAGTGTCATTGTAGTGGAAGATACGCTGATAGCTCTTCAGAAGCTGTCCGCTGCTTATTTGAATGAAATCGCTCCACATGTTGTCGCAATTACTGGTAGTAACGGCAAAACGACAACAAAGGATATCGTTACGGCTCTACTTCAAGGGCAGTATAAGGTGCACAAAACACAGGGGAATTTCAATAATCATATTGGTCTGCCGCTTACGATACTAGCAATGGCTGAGGATACGGAAATTGTCGTACTGGAAATGGGCATGAGCTCGCGGGGGGAAATTGCTCTCTTGGCTTCTTTGGCTGCGCCTGATGTTGCTGTAATTACCAATGTTGGCGAGTCCCATCTATTGCAGCTTGGGTCCCGCGAGGAAATTGCCCGCGCCAAGCTGGAAATCGCCGAAGGCCTGAAGCCGGGAGGGCTGCTGATCTACAATGGCGATGAACCACTGCTGGCGGAGATCATGCTGGAGCCTTCCTTCCATGCTCCTGCGGGAATACAGACCTTTCGCTTTGGACTAAATGCGGATAATGACGATTATCCAACAGGGATGATGTCTCATAGCGGAGGAATGACCTTTACATCGCATCTGCATGAGGAGCATGCTTTTACATTGCCGTTGCCAGGCCGACATAACGTAATTAATGGCTTGGCTGCTCTGGCTGTTGCCCGTCAATTCGGAGTTGCGGAGGAGAGCATTGAAGTGGGTTTAAGTACACTCAAGCTGACCGGAATGCGGATTGAGGTTATGCAGACTGCTTCCGGGCTAACGCTTCTGAATGATGCTTATAATGCCAGCCCCACCTCGATGAAAGCTGCAATTGATGTATTGCAGTCCATGAAATGTAGCGGCAGCAAAATTGCTGTACTGGGGGACATGCTGGAACTCGGGCCGGAGGAAGTTCAGTTTCATCAAGGAATCGGTCACTATCTCGATCCATCGGAGATTGATCTTGTTTTTACTTACGGGGCACTGGCCAGTAATATTGCCGCAAGCGCAGAGCAACGATTCGGCAAAGAGCGAGTGTTTGCTTTTACCGACAAAGCTGCCCTGACTACTCTCTTGCTGAACAAATGCAAATCTAAGGATATCGTCCTGTTCAAAGCATCCAGAGGGATGAAACTGGAGGAAGTCCTGAACAATCTCAATAATCATTACCATCATCAGACTTGA
- the mraY gene encoding phospho-N-acetylmuramoyl-pentapeptide-transferase, with protein MDYQLLLLTIAVSFILAVIAAPLFIPLLRRMKFGQQVREDGPQTHLKKAGTPTMGGIVIIVAFTLSYLKFSVVNTDFYVLLVATLGYGLIGFLDDYIKIVFKRSLGLTARQKLFGQLLVGAVMCGLLISAGHSTNISIPGTAMSFDWGGWFYYPFIIVMMMAITNAVNFTDGVDGLLSGTSAIALAAYAVVAMQATSIAAGVCAAAMIGAVLGFLVFNAYPAKVFMGDTGSFGIGGAIGAIAIVTKSELLFVIIGGVFVIEMLSVVLQVASFKTRGKRIFRMSPIHHHFELGGWSEWRVVVSFWAVSLVLAAVGLYISKGL; from the coding sequence ATGGATTATCAACTACTTCTACTGACTATTGCTGTATCCTTTATCCTTGCGGTCATTGCCGCTCCGCTCTTCATTCCGCTTCTGCGCAGGATGAAATTCGGACAGCAGGTCCGTGAAGACGGACCTCAAACCCATTTGAAGAAGGCGGGAACGCCAACAATGGGCGGGATCGTGATCATTGTGGCTTTCACATTGTCTTATCTGAAATTTTCTGTTGTGAATACCGATTTTTATGTCCTTTTAGTTGCTACACTGGGCTATGGGTTGATCGGGTTTCTAGATGATTACATCAAAATCGTGTTCAAACGTTCCTTGGGGCTTACGGCGCGGCAGAAGCTGTTTGGACAATTGCTGGTTGGAGCCGTAATGTGCGGCCTTCTGATCTCTGCCGGACATAGTACAAATATTAGTATTCCGGGCACAGCAATGAGCTTTGACTGGGGCGGTTGGTTTTATTATCCATTTATTATCGTGATGATGATGGCTATTACAAATGCTGTTAATTTTACCGATGGAGTAGATGGATTGTTGTCCGGTACAAGTGCGATTGCCTTAGCCGCTTATGCGGTGGTGGCGATGCAGGCAACCTCTATTGCTGCTGGCGTATGCGCTGCGGCAATGATCGGGGCTGTGCTTGGATTCTTGGTATTCAATGCCTATCCAGCCAAGGTATTTATGGGGGACACGGGTTCATTCGGTATTGGCGGTGCAATCGGAGCCATAGCTATTGTGACTAAGAGTGAACTGCTTTTTGTAATCATCGGAGGCGTGTTTGTGATTGAGATGCTGTCTGTCGTGTTGCAGGTAGCCTCCTTTAAGACTCGCGGCAAGCGTATATTTAGAATGAGCCCGATTCACCACCATTTTGAACTTGGCGGTTGGTCGGAGTGGCGGGTTGTCGTGTCATTCTGGGCAGTTAGCCTGGTGCTGGCGGCCGTTGGACTTTATATCAGCAAGGGGTTGTAG
- the murD gene encoding UDP-N-acetylmuramoyl-L-alanine--D-glutamate ligase, whose translation MKHPDMYRGEEVVVLGLAKSGVQVAKVLHERGAIVTVNDKKEREQCPEASELESLGISVICGGHPAGLIHEGVTLVVKNPGIPYSVPPVQDALNLGIEVVTEVEVAYRLCVAPMIGITGSNGKTTTTTWVGRMLDAVGMKPIVAGNIGTPLCQAAQEASEDNWMVVELSSFQLKGTETFRPKVACLLNVAETHLDYHGDMQDYVASKAKLFANQTAADTAVLNWDDPFCRELVPYVKANILPFSMTEELVQGVFVRPSFVPDTDDDLKREIIYRDYAEGETVIAAVDSIGLPGRFNIENALAACGVAIAAGADPALLAESLSSFRGVEHRLEYVADKGGAAYFNNSKATNSKATTMALTSFRQPVVLIAGGLDRGSDYMELLPVLRGHVKALVAMGQTKDKLIKVATLAGLKHIISVDTGESAAAVLQQAVQEASALAEAGDIVLLSPACASWDMFTSYEERGRIFKEAVHNL comes from the coding sequence ATGAAACATCCAGATATGTACCGTGGTGAAGAGGTTGTTGTTCTGGGACTTGCCAAGAGTGGAGTCCAGGTCGCTAAGGTGCTGCATGAACGCGGCGCTATAGTTACGGTTAACGATAAAAAGGAAAGAGAACAATGTCCCGAAGCTTCCGAACTGGAATCTTTGGGAATTTCTGTTATATGCGGTGGGCATCCCGCTGGTTTAATCCATGAAGGTGTAACACTTGTGGTTAAGAATCCGGGTATTCCTTATTCCGTACCTCCTGTACAAGATGCTCTTAACCTTGGGATTGAGGTTGTAACAGAGGTTGAGGTGGCTTACCGTCTTTGTGTTGCGCCAATGATCGGTATTACCGGCTCTAATGGGAAAACGACTACAACGACCTGGGTAGGTCGTATGCTGGACGCTGTGGGTATGAAGCCAATAGTAGCCGGGAACATCGGTACGCCGCTCTGTCAGGCCGCACAGGAGGCCTCGGAGGATAATTGGATGGTTGTTGAGCTTAGCAGCTTCCAACTCAAAGGGACGGAGACGTTCCGTCCAAAAGTAGCTTGTCTGCTAAATGTCGCTGAGACGCATCTTGATTATCATGGAGATATGCAGGATTATGTTGCTTCCAAAGCAAAGCTGTTCGCTAATCAGACAGCGGCTGATACAGCTGTGTTGAACTGGGATGATCCCTTTTGCCGAGAGCTTGTACCTTATGTAAAAGCAAACATTTTGCCCTTCTCGATGACTGAGGAGCTGGTTCAGGGGGTATTTGTCCGGCCTTCCTTTGTACCTGATACAGATGACGACCTGAAACGTGAGATTATCTACCGTGATTACGCGGAAGGGGAAACCGTAATTGCAGCTGTAGATTCCATTGGCCTTCCCGGCCGCTTTAATATTGAGAATGCACTGGCGGCCTGTGGAGTTGCTATTGCGGCCGGAGCAGATCCGGCACTATTGGCAGAGTCACTTTCCTCCTTCCGCGGTGTGGAGCATCGTCTGGAATATGTTGCCGATAAAGGTGGAGCTGCTTATTTCAACAATTCCAAAGCCACCAACTCCAAAGCCACTACAATGGCGCTGACTTCATTTCGTCAGCCGGTTGTGCTGATTGCCGGCGGACTGGACCGTGGCTCCGATTATATGGAACTGCTGCCTGTCCTGAGAGGACACGTCAAAGCCCTGGTGGCGATGGGGCAGACAAAGGACAAGCTTATCAAGGTAGCAACGCTTGCAGGATTAAAGCATATTATCTCCGTCGATACTGGGGAAAGCGCCGCCGCCGTGCTGCAGCAGGCTGTGCAGGAGGCATCCGCTCTCGCGGAAGCGGGAGACATTGTTCTCCTGTCTCCTGCCTGTGCCAGTTGGGATATGTTTACATCCTATGAGGAGCGCGGGCGTATTTTTAAAGAGGCGGTGCATAACCTTTAA
- the spoVE gene encoding stage V sporulation protein E has translation MNKSRHAPDIWLLIPILSLLTIGMVMVYSAGSVLGFRNYGDSFYFVKRQLLFAGLGLIAMFITANTEYRRLKVLAKPALIICFILLVMVLIPGIGVVRGGARSWLGISSFGIQPSEFMKMGMILFLANWLGREDYDISSFTRGLLPPLALIGSAFALIMLQPDLGTGTVMFGAALMMIFTAGASMKHLLSLAVAGIAGFAALIAAAPYRLQRITAFLDPWSDPLGAGYQIIQSLYAIGPGGLGGLGLGMSRQKYSYVPEPQTDFIFSILAEELGFIGGLAVLILFLILIWRGMKVAMSLPDRFGSYLAVGIVCMVAVQVIINIGVVIGLMPVTGITLPLISYGGSSLTLMLTALGILLNLSRYAR, from the coding sequence ATGAACAAATCTCGTCATGCGCCCGATATTTGGCTGCTGATTCCTATTCTATCTTTGCTGACTATTGGCATGGTGATGGTATACAGCGCCGGGTCCGTTCTGGGCTTCCGCAATTATGGAGATTCGTTTTATTTTGTGAAAAGACAGCTTTTATTTGCTGGTCTGGGATTGATCGCGATGTTCATCACCGCGAACACCGAATACCGGCGCCTGAAGGTTCTGGCAAAGCCAGCGCTGATTATCTGCTTCATTCTGCTTGTAATGGTGCTCATTCCGGGCATTGGGGTCGTGCGCGGAGGTGCGCGCAGCTGGCTTGGGATCAGCTCCTTCGGGATTCAGCCTTCCGAGTTCATGAAGATGGGGATGATCCTCTTCCTGGCCAATTGGCTGGGGCGTGAGGATTATGACATATCCTCCTTCACTCGCGGGCTGCTTCCGCCTCTGGCCTTAATAGGTTCAGCCTTTGCGCTGATCATGCTCCAGCCGGATCTAGGCACGGGCACCGTCATGTTTGGCGCTGCATTGATGATGATCTTTACAGCAGGGGCAAGCATGAAGCATCTGCTCTCGCTTGCCGTAGCAGGGATCGCTGGCTTTGCTGCGCTGATTGCCGCAGCACCTTATCGTTTGCAGCGGATTACAGCCTTTCTAGATCCCTGGTCCGACCCACTTGGTGCAGGGTATCAGATTATTCAATCCTTATATGCCATTGGCCCAGGTGGTCTCGGTGGCCTGGGACTGGGTATGAGCCGGCAAAAGTACAGTTATGTACCTGAGCCGCAGACTGATTTTATTTTTTCCATATTGGCCGAGGAGTTGGGGTTTATCGGTGGATTGGCAGTGCTGATCCTATTTCTGATCCTGATCTGGCGTGGGATGAAGGTGGCGATGAGCCTGCCTGACCGGTTTGGAAGCTACCTGGCTGTAGGCATCGTCTGTATGGTGGCTGTTCAAGTCATCATTAACATTGGTGTTGTTATCGGCCTGATGCCGGTTACCGGCATTACGCTTCCTCTGATCAGTTACGGGGGCTCATCACTGACCTTGATGCTCACAGCGCTCGGCATTCTATTGAACTTATCCCGTTATGCGAGGTGA
- the murG gene encoding undecaprenyldiphospho-muramoylpentapeptide beta-N-acetylglucosaminyltransferase, which yields MRIVLSGGGTGGHIYPAVAVARQLEAEESDSAFLYIGGSRGLESKLVPQEKLPFKSIDITGFRRKLSIDNVKTVMRFLKGVKASKIMLKEFKPDVVIGTGGYVCGPVVYAASRLGIPTLIHEQNAVPGLTNRFLSRYADTVAVSFEGMESAFPACKHVIYTGNPRATTVATASPQKGFASLGIPEGSTIVLIVGGSGGAKAINNAMIEMIPFLGKGKGVHYVYVTGEAYFEATRKEVSLKLGGLPNWIHVLPYIHNMPEVLACTSLIVNRAGASFLAEITALGIPSVLIPSPNVTNNHQEVNARQLEGSGAAVVLLEKDLSGQAMFEAIQQIIGVEAVHRKMSVASLGLGKRDSAAVVVNELRRLAGKKKKNS from the coding sequence ATGCGTATAGTATTAAGCGGCGGAGGCACGGGTGGACATATTTATCCTGCGGTAGCCGTGGCTAGACAGTTGGAAGCCGAAGAGAGTGACTCAGCCTTTCTGTACATTGGAGGATCACGAGGCCTAGAGAGCAAGCTGGTTCCACAGGAGAAACTCCCGTTCAAGTCTATTGACATCACCGGCTTTCGGCGGAAGCTGTCCATAGATAATGTGAAGACAGTGATGCGTTTCCTAAAGGGAGTTAAGGCTTCAAAAATAATGTTAAAAGAGTTTAAGCCCGATGTTGTGATCGGTACAGGTGGATATGTATGCGGTCCAGTCGTCTATGCAGCTTCACGTCTAGGAATTCCAACCTTGATCCATGAGCAGAATGCCGTTCCTGGCTTGACGAATCGCTTTCTCAGTCGGTATGCAGATACAGTGGCTGTTAGTTTTGAAGGGATGGAGTCAGCTTTTCCGGCTTGTAAACACGTTATTTATACGGGTAACCCACGTGCTACAACCGTAGCTACAGCAAGTCCACAAAAGGGATTTGCTTCCTTGGGGATACCAGAAGGCAGCACTATTGTACTGATCGTTGGCGGCAGCGGTGGAGCGAAGGCTATCAATAACGCAATGATTGAGATGATTCCCTTTTTGGGTAAGGGTAAAGGAGTTCATTATGTCTATGTAACTGGTGAAGCTTATTTCGAAGCCACTCGCAAGGAAGTAAGTTTGAAGCTGGGGGGACTCCCGAACTGGATTCATGTTCTTCCCTATATTCATAATATGCCGGAGGTCTTAGCCTGCACTTCTCTGATCGTGAATCGGGCGGGCGCTTCATTTCTCGCTGAGATTACAGCCTTAGGTATCCCCTCCGTGCTCATCCCTTCTCCTAATGTGACGAACAATCACCAGGAAGTGAACGCAAGGCAACTGGAAGGCAGTGGTGCTGCTGTAGTGCTGCTGGAGAAAGATTTGTCTGGGCAAGCGATGTTCGAAGCTATTCAACAGATTATTGGAGTAGAAGCAGTGCATCGTAAAATGTCAGTGGCTTCTCTAGGTCTTGGCAAAAGGGATTCCGCTGCAGTAGTTGTAAATGAGCTGCGGAGGCTTGCGGGGAAGAAGAAAAAGAATTCATAA
- the murA gene encoding UDP-N-acetylglucosamine 1-carboxyvinyltransferase: MDKLVIEGGSPLSGTIRIHGAKNAALPILAASLLAEGVHSLHNVPKLLDIETMLDILGRLGCTSAHEEETVTIDTSSVGTSHVPEDLMRQMRSSIFLMGPLLSRFGEVTIYQPGGCAIGERKIDLHLQGLQALGAEIQENNGRISCRAAKLMGCDIHLDYPSVGATENIMMAAAMAEGSTTISGAAREPEIQDLQHFLNKMGAQIIGAGTDTITIQGVKKLYPCTYEVIPDRIVAGTVMIAAAATRGNVTLTHTNAGHLTSLIHVLRRAGVQITVCNDIINISCMGRPRAVERIVTSPYPSFPTDLQSQVMVLLSLADGFSVIKETVFEGRFKHVEEMARMGADISIDMNRAFIRGVQRLYGATVEATDLRAGAALVIAGLAAQGTTIVEQAHHIDRGYEGIEKLFQKLGAHISRKVPVTGPLDLAN; encoded by the coding sequence TTGGACAAATTGGTGATTGAGGGTGGAAGTCCCCTGTCAGGCACCATACGTATCCATGGAGCAAAAAATGCGGCGCTGCCAATTCTTGCGGCAAGCCTGCTGGCCGAAGGAGTTCACTCACTGCACAATGTGCCGAAGCTGCTGGACATCGAGACCATGCTGGATATTTTGGGTCGTTTGGGTTGTACAAGCGCGCATGAAGAGGAGACGGTGACGATAGATACGTCATCTGTTGGTACCTCCCATGTTCCTGAGGATCTGATGCGACAGATGAGATCCTCTATTTTTCTGATGGGACCGTTGTTATCCAGATTTGGCGAGGTAACGATTTATCAGCCAGGAGGCTGCGCAATCGGTGAACGCAAAATTGATCTTCATTTGCAGGGCCTGCAGGCGCTCGGAGCAGAGATCCAGGAGAATAACGGCCGGATTTCCTGTCGCGCTGCTAAACTGATGGGTTGTGATATCCATTTAGACTACCCAAGTGTAGGCGCGACCGAAAATATCATGATGGCTGCGGCCATGGCTGAAGGCAGTACAACGATATCGGGTGCGGCCAGAGAACCGGAGATTCAGGATTTGCAGCATTTTTTGAATAAAATGGGTGCTCAGATTATTGGGGCAGGTACCGATACGATTACGATTCAAGGTGTGAAGAAACTTTATCCTTGCACATATGAGGTGATACCTGACCGGATTGTGGCCGGAACAGTGATGATCGCTGCAGCTGCAACAAGAGGTAATGTGACTTTGACACACACCAATGCCGGACATTTGACTTCCCTCATTCATGTGCTGAGGCGCGCTGGTGTTCAAATTACAGTATGCAATGATATAATTAATATCAGCTGTATGGGACGTCCTCGTGCAGTCGAGAGAATTGTGACCTCTCCGTACCCCTCGTTTCCCACAGATTTGCAATCTCAGGTTATGGTATTGCTGTCGCTGGCCGATGGATTTAGCGTAATCAAAGAGACGGTATTCGAGGGACGCTTCAAGCATGTGGAGGAGATGGCCCGGATGGGTGCGGATATCTCCATTGACATGAACCGTGCGTTCATACGCGGCGTACAAAGACTTTATGGTGCTACGGTGGAAGCTACTGATTTACGGGCCGGAGCGGCGTTAGTGATTGCTGGACTCGCTGCCCAAGGAACGACGATCGTTGAGCAGGCGCATCATATAGATCGTGGATATGAAGGTATCGAGAAGCTATTTCAGAAGCTCGGCGCACACATCAGTCGCAAGGTACCCGTAACGGGTCCGTTAGATTTGGCCAATTAA